GCGCGCCACGCCGTTCTTCCACGTGTTGATCGATTCGTTGTTCAGCTCCATCTCCTGCACCAGCTTGATGACTTGCGTGATGGGCATACCGTAGCGCAGGACACCGGAGATCAGCTTCGCGTAGTTCCAATACTCCGGCTCGAACTTGCTATCGAGGCCCTCGAGCGTCATCTTGAAGCCGCGCTTGTTCTTGAACTGGAAGTCGTAATGCTTGCGACCATCGGAGTCGTAACTCTTGATGATGGAGCCTTTCTCGACCGTCTTGGGCAACATGATGCCCTCTTCGTCGTCGGCCAGACCGGTGAAGATCTCGTAGGGGCGACCGTTGAGCAGGCCCACGAAGGCAATCCACTTCTCGCGGTTGTTCTGGAACTTCACCACGTCGGCGTCAAGCTCTGCCGGGCGGGTGGAGACGATCTGCGGGGGAGCCATCTTGGTCTCTCCTTTCTTCTTCTTGTCCTCGGCGGAGATGAGTACGCCGGCACGCGATCCGTCGCGATAGACGGTGCAGCCCTTGCAACCCGAGCGCCAAGCCTCGACGTAGAGCTGATCTACGAGGTCCTCAGAGACGTCGTTCGGCAGGTTGATCGTCACGCTGATCGAGTGGTCGACCCAGCGCTGGATGCGGCCTTGCATCTTCACTTTCTGCACCCAGTCGACGTCGTTCGAAGTGGCCTTATAATAAGGTGAGTGTGCGATCATGTCGTCGATCTCGGCCGAGGTGTACTTCTTGGCCGCCGGGTAGCCGTTGGCCAGCATCCAGGTGACGAACTTGTGGTGGAAGACGACGTACTCCTCGAAGGCGTCGCCCGTCTCGTCCACATAATCTATATGTACGTCCGTGTCGTTCGGGTTCACCTTGCGGCGGCGTTTGTAGACGGGCAGGAAGACGGGCTCGATGCCGGACGTGGTCTGCGTCATGAGGCTCGTGGTGCCAGTGGGGGCGATGGTGAGGCAGGCGATGTTGCGTCGGCCGAACTTCGTCATGCGTTCGTAGAGGGCCGGGTCGGCTTCGCGCAGGCGGGCGATGAAGGGATTGTTCTTCTCGCGTTCGGCGTCGTAGATCTCGAAGGCGCCACGGTCGCGGGCCAGCTCGACAGACGAGGAGTAGGCGGCCAGAGCGAGTGTCTTCTGTATCTCTTCGGCCACGTCGGTAGCCTCTTCCGTACCGTAACGGAGGTTGAGGGCTGCCAACATGTCACCCTCGGCGGTGATGCCTACGCCGGTGCGTCGACCCATGAGAGTCTTGCGACGGATGCGTTGCCAGAGCTCGCGTTCGGCACGCTTGATCTCGTCGGCTTCGGGGTCGGAATCGATCTTCTCGAGGATCTTGTCGATCTTCTCAGACTCCAGATCGATGATGTCGTCCATGATGCGCTGAGCCAGTCCGACGTGCTTCTTGAACAGGTCGAAGTCGAAGTGCGCATCGGGTGTGAAGGGGTTGACGACGTAGGAGTAGAGGTTGATAGCCAGCAGTCTGCAGCTGTCGTAGGGACAAAGGGGAATCTCGCCGCAGGGGTTGGTGGAGACGGTGCGGAAGCCCAGATCGGCATAGCTGTCGGGCACAGATTCGCGCAGGATGGTGTCCCAGAAGAGCACGCCTGGCTCGGCTGATTTCCATGCGTTGTGGATGATCTTCTTCCACAGTGATCGGGCGCTGATGTCCTTTCTTACCATCGGATCGGGGCCCGCGATGGGGTATTGCTGGCGGTAGGGGGTGTCGTTGATGACGGCTTGCATGAACTCGTCGTCGATCTTGACTGACACATTGGCACCCGTCACCTTGCCCTCGGTCATCTTTGCGTCAATGAATGATTCGGCGTCGGGGTGCTTGATGGAGACGGTGAGCATGAGGGCACCGCGTCGGCCGTCCTGAGCCACCTCACGGGTAGAGTTTGAATAGCGCTCCATGAAGGGCACGAGGCCGGTAGAGGTGAGCGCGGAGTTCTTCACGGGCGAGCCTTTGGGGCGGATGTGCGAGAGGTCGTGGCCGACGCCGCCGCGTCGCTTCATGAGCTGCACCTGCTCCTCGTCGATGCGGATCACGGCGCCGTAGGAGTCGGCGTTGCCCTCGACGCCAATCACGAAGCAGTTCGAGAGCGAGGCGATCTGATGGTCGTTGCCGATGCCCGTCATGGGGCTGCCCTGGGGCACGATGTAGCGGAAGTGGTCGAAGAGTTCGAAGAGCTGGTCTTCGGTCAGCGGGTTGGGATACTTGCGCTCCACGCGGGCGATCTCGCGTGCCAGGCGGCGGTGCATGTCGGCGGGCGACTGTTCATAGATGTTCCCGTAAGCATCTTTCAATGCGTACTTGTTGACCCAGACTTTGGCGGCCAGTTCGTCGCCAGTGAAGTAGTCGAGCGATGCGGCGTAGGCCTCGTCAAAGGTGTACGTTTCCGTCTCTGCGCCCATGAAGTGAATCTTTTTCATTGAGGTGTGTATGTAGTCGTTTTGCGATATTTTTTGCGATAATTCTTTCCTTAAAAGTGACGCAAAGGTAGACTTTTCTTCATGCCTTGTTCGTGGAAAGAAGTCACCTGAAAGATGGCGTAAATGAAGAAGTTTCCCGAAACGATTCTTTAACCCGCTATAAACAAGCGTATAATGATTTTTCGCAGTCCAAGATGTTACCCGAAACGAATCACTTTGGAAAAGAACAATCGACATTCCCAAGCATCTTGCGAATTACTTTTCAACAAGTTATTACCTGGCTTGGGGCACTCGGTGGAGGGGTAGGTGGGATGAAACGTGCCTATCTGAGGGGCAGCGAAGACATAAAATCGTGATCCTCACTTTTGGATATGATCCATGTGGGCCTACTTTTGCCGCCGATGAAAACATCATCATAACCCATAACGACCACATACACATTAAAAAGAAAGGAACATCACCCATGGCATTAGACAATTTGATTTCGGTTTCATTCACCGACGAGGAGCTGACGAAGATCTCCACCGCCATTGAGCAGATCAACACGATACTCAAGGGCAAGGCTATCAACCTTACGCCCGAGGATCGCCGACAGTATGGCAGCATTGCCGACCGCAATAAGTTGCTGGTAGACAAGGCTAAGTTTTACATGGAGAAGGCGCCGCACACCGTGCCGAAGACAATCGACAAGGCCGAGTTCGACCGCGACTATGCGGCGCGTGGACAGGTGGAGGCGCCACTCCGCGAGCTGACTATGGTGGCTGAAAAGCTGCGTGACACGAAGACGCTGCTCGACTACGACAACCTGCAAGTGGCACAGGCCTATTATCGTTACGTGAAATTCTTAGCCGAGCAGAACGAACCGGGCACGACGACCATCTATCAGGATCTGAGGCAGCACTACCACGGAGGCAGAAAGGCTGAGGGTAAGGAGAAAAAGCCGGGAGACAAGAAACCGGAGGGTAAGAAGCCAGAGGACAAGAAGCCGGACGATAAGAAAAAGCCCGATAACGGCGGCCCTGATATCCACCTGCCGGAGGAATAAATAGGAGAGCTATACACGTGATCCGTATGACATTCGGAATCTATCCCACTGGGGGTAGGTTCCGAACGTGTTTTTACCCCTTTCCGAACGTGGTCTAATGACGTTCCGAGGTGGGTGTAATGACGTTCTGAACGTAATTAAATACCCTTCCGAGGTGGTCGTAATCACGTTCCGGACGTGATTAAATACCCCTCGGAACCATATTAAATACCCCGCCGAACCGTATTAAATACCCCTCGGGACGGTATTAAATACCCTTCGGAACGGTATTAAATACCCCTCGGAACGGTATTAAATACCTCTCGGGACGGTATTAAATACCCCTCGGAACGGTATTAAATACCCCTCCGAACCTATTACGCCCACTTCGGGACGTACCCCCGCCCCCCAAGGGATAAGCGGTTGACGATGGAAGGCCCGTCAATCGTCGGTGTCGGCCGTGATGACGCCGATCTCGCGAAACCAGTCCTCGGCGCGGTCGGGCCAACTGTTGACCATCGCGCCCGTGTCGCGCAGCCCGTAGCCGTGGCCGCCGCGGCTGTAGAGGAATAGCCAGGCGCGGACGCCGACCGACTTCAGGGCGCGATAGTAGGAGAGGCTGCCGTCGATGAAGGACTTGTCGTCCTCGGTTTGCACGATCATCGTCGGGGGAGTGCGCTTGGTGACGCGCAGCTCGGGCGCCGTCTGCAAACAGCTGTCGGTGGCGCGGGCCCCGAGGTGGGAGGGGTAGACGAGGAGGCAGAAGTTGGGGCGGCAGGAGGCTTTGTCGACGGCCCGCAGCGGGTAGGTGCGGCGGTCGAACTGTGTGGCGGCCAGGGCGGCCAGTTGTCCGCCGGACGAGAATCCGAGCACGCCGATGCGCTCCGGGTCGATGTTGAGCGAGGAGCGATGGGCGCGCACGTAGCTGATGGCGCGTTGGAGGTCTTCGAGGGGTGCCTCGTAGGGCGGTCGGCCCTCACGTTGGGGCACGCGATACTTGAGTAGCACGGCCGTGATGCCCAGATCGTTGAGCCAGAGGCAGGCCTCGTCGCCCTCCAGATCGTAGGCCAGGAGGTCGTACCCGCCGCCCGGGCAGACGATGACGGCCGATCCGGCGGCAAACTCCTGCGGGGGTTGATAGATGGTGATGGTGGGTTGGCTGACGTTCGTGATGCGCAGCACGTTTCCACCGGCCACGCGGTTGCCATCCGTATTTCTTTTTTCGGCCACGGTGTCGGCGCCGCCGGGCACACCTTCGGGAAAGAGTTTGATGGGTTTGTCCTGCGCCGCGGCCGTCTGCATATAGCCCACGCAGACGCATAAGAGGATAAAGTGCTTCA
The sequence above is drawn from the Tannerella serpentiformis genome and encodes:
- a CDS encoding alpha/beta hydrolase, encoding MKHFILLCVCVGYMQTAAAQDKPIKLFPEGVPGGADTVAEKRNTDGNRVAGGNVLRITNVSQPTITIYQPPQEFAAGSAVIVCPGGGYDLLAYDLEGDEACLWLNDLGITAVLLKYRVPQREGRPPYEAPLEDLQRAISYVRAHRSSLNIDPERIGVLGFSSGGQLAALAATQFDRRTYPLRAVDKASCRPNFCLLVYPSHLGARATDSCLQTAPELRVTKRTPPTMIVQTEDDKSFIDGSLSYYRALKSVGVRAWLFLYSRGGHGYGLRDTGAMVNSWPDRAEDWFREIGVITADTDD
- a CDS encoding adenosylcobalamin-dependent ribonucleoside-diphosphate reductase, whose product is MKKIHFMGAETETYTFDEAYAASLDYFTGDELAAKVWVNKYALKDAYGNIYEQSPADMHRRLAREIARVERKYPNPLTEDQLFELFDHFRYIVPQGSPMTGIGNDHQIASLSNCFVIGVEGNADSYGAVIRIDEEQVQLMKRRGGVGHDLSHIRPKGSPVKNSALTSTGLVPFMERYSNSTREVAQDGRRGALMLTVSIKHPDAESFIDAKMTEGKVTGANVSVKIDDEFMQAVINDTPYRQQYPIAGPDPMVRKDISARSLWKKIIHNAWKSAEPGVLFWDTILRESVPDSYADLGFRTVSTNPCGEIPLCPYDSCRLLAINLYSYVVNPFTPDAHFDFDLFKKHVGLAQRIMDDIIDLESEKIDKILEKIDSDPEADEIKRAERELWQRIRRKTLMGRRTGVGITAEGDMLAALNLRYGTEEATDVAEEIQKTLALAAYSSSVELARDRGAFEIYDAEREKNNPFIARLREADPALYERMTKFGRRNIACLTIAPTGTTSLMTQTTSGIEPVFLPVYKRRRKVNPNDTDVHIDYVDETGDAFEEYVVFHHKFVTWMLANGYPAAKKYTSAEIDDMIAHSPYYKATSNDVDWVQKVKMQGRIQRWVDHSISVTINLPNDVSEDLVDQLYVEAWRSGCKGCTVYRDGSRAGVLISAEDKKKKGETKMAPPQIVSTRPAELDADVVKFQNNREKWIAFVGLLNGRPYEIFTGLADDEEGIMLPKTVEKGSIIKSYDSDGRKHYDFQFKNKRGFKMTLEGLDSKFEPEYWNYAKLISGVLRYGMPITQVIKLVQEMELNNESINTWKNGVARALKKYLPNGTEVKGQECPNCGSETLVYQEGCLLCANCGATECG